The region GCTCGCCCTGGTGCTGCGGCCCGCGTTCATCGTCGCCGACGAGCCGACGACCGCGCTCGACGTGCTGGTCGAGGCGCAGATCATCAAGATCCTCGCCGACCTGCGGAAGAACTTCGACACCTCACTGGTGCTCATCACCCACAACCTGGGTATCGTCGCCGAGGCGTGCGACCGGGTCGCGGTGATGTACGCCGGTCACATCGTGGAACAGGGCGACGCCCGCGAGGTGTTCGCCCACCCGCAGCACCCGTACACCAAGGAACTGCTCCGCTCCACCATCTCGCTGGCCACCACGGGACTGCACTTCATCCCCGGCAGCCCGCCCGACCTGGTGGAACCGCCGCAGGGCTGCCGCTTCCACCCGCGCTGCCCGGTCGCGATGCGCGGCTGCGCCACGGTGGAGCCGCCCGAGGTGCTCCTGCCGACCGGTGTGGTCAGCGCCTGCTGGCACCAGGCGATCGAGGCGCAGCCCGCACTGGTGGACGAGCTGGGACCCGACGGGCGTGAACCGCTCGCCGCTGTGAAGGAGATCAGCGTTGCTGACGAAGCCTGACATCGACCCGTCCGGCGAGGAGGCCGCCGCCCCGGTGGGAGAGGCGCTGGTCGAGGCCACCGGCCTCGAAGTGCACTTCGGCCTGCGCGGCGGGCTGCTCGGCCGCTTCTCCGGCCGGGCCGCCGGCGCGGTCCGCGCCGTCGACGGCATCGACCTCACCCTGCGCAAGGGCGAGGTCCTCGGCCTGGTCGGCGAGTCCGGCTCGGGCAAGACCACGCTCGGCCGCACCCTGATCGGCCTGACCAAGGCCACCGCGGGCAGCATCCGCTACCGCGGCCAGGACATCACCGAACTCGGTGAGCGCCGGCTGCGCCCGCTGCGCCGGCAGTTGCAGATGGTCTTCCAGGACCCGCACGCCTCGCTCAACCCGGCGATGGACATCCGCACCGCGGTCGGCCACCCGCTGCGCATCCACAACCTCGTCGCCAACGACCAGGAGTACGAGGCCAGGGTCGTCGACGCGCTGGAGCGGGTCGGCCTGACCCCGCCCGAGCGCTACCTGGGCAAATTCCCCGGCGACCTGTCCGGCGGCCAGAAGCAGCGTGCCGTGCTGGCCCGGGCGATCATCGCGGAGCCCGAACTGCTGGTCGCCGACGAGCCGATCTCCATGCTGGACATGAGCGTCCGGGCCAAGATCCTCCAGCTGATGCTGGACCTCAAGCGCGATCTCGACCTGACCTACGTCTACGTCACCCACGACCTGGCCAGCGCGAAGTTCTTCTGCGACACCATCGCGATCATGTACCTGGGCCGGATCGTGGAGTACGGCCCGACCGCGCAGGTCTTCGCCGACCCGCAGCACCCGTACACCGAGGCGCTGCTCGCCGCGATCCCCGAGCCCGACCCGGAGCGCGCGGTGCCGCGCGAACTGCCGCGCGGCGAGATCCCCGACGCGGCCAGCCCGCCGATGGGCTGCGCCTTCCACCCGCGCTGCCCGGTCGCCGTCAGCGACTGCGGCTGGGAGGCCCGCGACCTGCGGACCCTGCTGGAGAACCGCTGGCTCGAACTGGCCCCCGAGGTCTCGGCGCAGGAGAAATCGCTCTTCGCGGACATGGAGTCGCTCGGTGAACCGGGACTGACCACCGTCGCTATCGCACCCGGCCGAGGCCACGCTCCCGAAGATGTGTTGGAATACCTCCGGCGTCTGCGTGAGGAAGCATCGGAAGCCGAACCGCGTGAACCGTTCTGGCGCGGTGTGGTCACGATGCATGCCGAGAACGGCCGGGCCGTGGTGGAGTTCTCGCCGCCGCGGGATCCGCGCCTCAGCCTGATTCCGGCCACCGGCATCCAGGTGGCATGCCATCTGCGTGAGCCTGTCGCGGGCACCACCGGTACATGAGCAGAACAAGAGGAGAACGACGACGATGAACCGCAAGCTTCTGGTGCTGCCCGCCCTGCTGGGCGTGATGACACCCCTGCTCACCGGGTGCGGCGGTTCCGGCGGAGGGAGCGGTGGCGGCAAGGCCATCGTCGTCGGCACCACCGACAGCATCGAGCTGACCAAGGACAGCCCGGCGCCGCTCGACCCCGCCACCTCGTACGACAGCGCGACCTGGAACGTCTTCTACAACACGTTCCAGATGCTGCTGACCTACCAGCGCGGCAGCACCACGCCGAGCCCCGACGCGGCCAAGGACTGCCACTACACCGACGTCAGCGTGCTCACGTACCAGTGCACGATGCGGGAGGACCAGAAGTTCTCCAACGGTGACGCGCTGACCGCGCAGGACGTGAAGTTCTCGATCGACCGGATGCAGAAGATCAACTGGGCGGCCGGTCCCGCCTCGCTGATATCGGGCGTCAAGTCGGTGGACGCCCCGGACGACAAGACGGTGGTCTTCCACCTCAAGGCGCCGGACGCGACCTTCCCCGCCAAGCTCGCCACCCCGGCCGCCGCGATCGTCGACAGCAAGGTCTACGCCCCCGACAAGCCGTACACCGGCTTCCGCCTGGTCGGCTCGGGGCCGTACACGATGGACTCCTTCGTGCAGGCCAAGCAGGGCGAGTTCTCGAAGAACTCGCACTACGGCGGCACCCTCAAGGTCAACAACAGCGCGATCGAGCTGAAGCTGTTCGCCGACTCGCACAAGATGGAGGCCGCGCTGCGGGCCGGCACCATCGACGTGATGGCGCGCACCCTGAGCCCGGACCAGATCGGCACCCTGCTCGGCAGCACCGACCCGAACGTCAAGCTCACCGAGTCGCCCGGCGGCGAGGCGCGGTTCCTGTTCCTCAACACCGACTCGCCGGCCCTCAAGGACGTGGTCGTGCGCAGGGCCATCGCCCAGGTCATCGACCGGCAGGCGATCACCCGCGACGTCTACAAGCGCACCGCGGACCCGCTGTACTCGGTGATCCCGCAGGGCATCACCACGCACACCAACTCGTTCTACAACATCTACAAGGACCCCTCGGTCCCGACGGCCAAGGCCGAGCTGCGCAGCGCCGGCATCACCGACAAGGTCTCGGTGACCATCAACTTCCGCCGTGACAACGGCGGCACGATGAACCAGGCCGAGGCCCAGGAGATCGCCCGGCAGCTCAACGCGAGCGGGCTGTTCGACGTCACGGCCAAGAGCGAGCAGTGGAACACCTTCCTCAAGAAGGCGTCCGACCGGGACTACGAGATCTTCGCGCTGAGCTGGCTGCCCGACTTCCCGGACCCGGACAACTACATCGCGCCGTTCTTCGACAAGGACAACTTCCTCAACCTGGCCTACAACAACAAGACGATCCAGGACCAGTTGCTGCCGGCCACCCGCAAGCAGGCCGAGCGCGGTGCCACCACGACGGACTTCACCAAGGCGCAGAACCTGATCGCCACCGATGTGCCGATGCTGCCGCTGTGGCAGGGCAAGCAGTACATCGCCGCCCGCAGCAACATCACCGGCGTCGAGTGGGCGCTGAACTCCTCCACCACCACGCAGTTCTGGGAGCTGGGCCGGGGCCAGAGCGGCTGACCGCCGCACTTTCCCGCCGCCGCTGCCGGAGGCGCCTCCGGCAGCGGCGGCGGGGCGCCGGACGCCCGCACCACGGGCCTGCGGGGCGCAGGGCGGCCCGCAGGCCGGTCAGCCGGCGCCGGGGCGTACCAGGCCGCTCTCGTACGCGTAGACCGCCGCCTGCACCCGGTCGCGCAGCCCCAGCTTGGTCAGGACGTGCCCGACATGGGTCTTGACGGTGGTCTCCGAGACGAACAGCTCGGCGGCGATCTCCGCGTTGGACAGCCCGCGGGCCACCAGCTTGAGCACTTCGACCTCGCGCTCGGTCAGCGCGTGCAGCGGCTGCGGCACCGACTCGTCGCCCGAGGGCAGCCGGCCCGCGTACTTGTCCAGCAGCCGCCGGGTGATGCTCGGCGCGAGCATCGCCTCGCCCGCGGCCACCACCCGGATCGCCTGCACCAGTTCGGCGGCCGGCGCGTCCTTGAGCAGGAATCCGCTGGCCCCGGCCCGCAGCGCCTCGATCACGTACTCGTCGAGGTCGAAGGTGGTCAGCACCAGGACCTTCGCGGGTCCCGCGCGGTCCGGCCCGGTGATCTGCCGGGTGGCCTCCACCCCGTCCATCCGGGGCATCCGGATGTCCATCAGCACCACATCGGGCTGCAGCGCCCGCACCTGGTCCAGCGCCTGCTGGCCGTCCCCGGCCTCACCGACCACCGCCAGGTCGGGCTCGGCCTCCAGGATCATCCGGAAACCGGTACGCAGCAGGGGCTGATCGTCCACCAGCAGCACGCGGATCGCCACGAATACTCCTCCGTCCTCGCTAGACCGGATCATTCTCGCCCACGAGGGGCGGGGCGCCGGCCATCGCCGCCAGCGGGTAGGGCGGGGGAGTGCCGCCGAACTCGGGACAGACCGCCTGGTGGTCGCACCAGCCGCACAGCGGGGTGCGGCGCGGCCGCCAGTCCCCGCTGTCGGTGGCCGCCCTGATCGCCTCCCACAGGGCCAGCAGCTTGCGCTCGGTGCGCAGCAGATCGGCCTGCGAGGGGTCGTACGTCAGCACGTCCCCGCTGCCCAGATACACCAGTTGCAGCCGGCGCGGCACCACCCCGCGCAGCCGCCACAGCACCAGGGCGTAGAAGGACATCTGGAACATCGGCTCGTCGGCATACTGCGGGCGCGGGGCCTTGCCGGTCTTGTAGTCCACCACCCGCAGGTCGCCGGTGGCCGGCGCGACGTCCAGCCGGTCGACGTAGCCGCGCAGCGTCAGCCCGGACTCCAGCACCGTCTCGACGTACAGCTCGCGCTCGGCGGGCTCCAGCCGGGTCGGGTCCTCCAGGGTGAACCAGCGGTCCACCAGGGCGCGGGCGCTGTCCAGCCACGCGGCGAGCGCGGCCGGGTCCGCCGCGTCGAACAGCACCGACAGCTCGGGCCGCGCGGCCAGCAGCCGCTCCCACTCGCCGGGCACCAGATCCCTGGCCCGCTCGGCGGTGCGGTCGGCCGCCGGGGCGTCGAAGAGCCGTTCGAGAACGGCGTGCACCACGGTGCCGCGGGTGGCGGCCTGCGTCGGCTTCTCGGGCAGCCGGTCGATCACCCGCAGCCGGTACAGCAGCGGGCAGCGCATGAAGTCGGCCGCGCGCGACGGCGACAGCGATGTCGGCGGTCGCGGCGGAATGCTCTCGGTGCTGGTCCCCATGGGGGACGACCCTACGGCCTGCCACTGACACGCCGGTGCCCGCCGGGCGTAACGGCGCAATAGCATGGCAGCAGAGGCCTCGGCGCGCATGACCGGTGCCAGGCCCGGATCCGAACGAGGGGAAGCAGTGAGCGAGAGCGGTCGGCCGCCGTCCCGGAAGAGCGACGCCCCTGGCCAGAACGGCGACCCCGGCAAGTCTCCGCGAGGCCCCGGCGGCGGAATCCTCATGGGCCGCTTCTTCGGCGTGCCCATCTACGTGGCGCCCAGCTGGTTCCTGGTGGCGGCCCTGATCACCTGGGTCTTCGGCGACCAGCTGGACACCGTGCTGCCCGACCTCGGCGGGATCCGCTACCTGGTCTCGCTGTTCTTCGCGGTGGCCTTCTACGGCTCGGTGCTGGTCCACGAGCTGGCGCACACGGTGGCGGCGCTGCGGTTCAAGCTGCCGGTGCGGCGGATCCAGCTGCAGTTCTTCGGCGGCGTCTCGGAGATCGAGAAGGACTCCGACACCCCGGGCAGGGAATTCATCCTGGCCTTCGTCGGACCGCTGCTGTCGCTGGTGCTCGCCGGGGTCTTCTTCGGCGGGATGCAGCTGGTCGAGTCCGGGACGGTGCCGGGGGTGCTGCTCGCCGGTCTGATGATCAGCAATCTGATCGTTGCGATCTTCAACTTCCTGCCCGGTCTGCCGCTGGACGGCGGCCGGATGCTGCGGGCGGTGGTCTGGAAGATCAGCGGCAAGGCGATGACCGGCACGGTGGCCGCCGCCTGGGTCGGCCGCGGACTCGCCCTCGCGGTGCTCATCGGGCTGCCGATGCTCTCCTACGCCCGCGGCGGCGACGGCGGCAGCGGCTTCGACTCGCTCACCGACGCGCTGCTCGCCGCCATCCTGGCGGCCATCATCTGGACCGGCGCGGGCAACAGCCTGCGGATGGCCCGGCTGCGCGAGCGGCTGCCGGAGCTGAAGGCCCGCACCCTGACCCGCAGGGCGGTCCCGGTCGCCTCCGACACCCCCCTGTCCGAGGCGCTGCGCCGGGCCCACGAGTCCGGCGCCAGGGCGCTGGTCGTGGTCGACGGCCGCGGCGACCCCACGGCGCTGGTGCGCGAGTCCTCGATCGTCACCATCCCCGAGCACCGCCGCCCCTGGGTCGCGGTCAGCGGCCTCGCCCAGGACCTCACCCCCGGCATGCGGGTCTCCGCGGAACTGGCGGGCGAAGCCCTGCTCGACGTCCTGCGGGCGACACCGTCCACCGAATACCTGGTGGTCGAGCCCGGCGGCGAGATCTTCGGCGTGCTGGCCACCTCCGACGTGGAGAAGGCCTTCATCGCGGCGATGTCGCGCCCGTCCTGAGCGGCGGCGGTCCGGCCGCCTGCTGGGGCCGGTGTCCGGCCGCCTGAGCGCCGCCGTCCGGCCGCCTGCCGAGGTCCCACCCGGTCGCCGGCGGGCCGCCGTCCGGCCGCCGGGCGCGCCCCGCACGGGGGGACGCGCCGGTCAGGGGCGGCGGAAAAGCCCGATAAGGTGATCCCCATGTCCGAACCGACCGGTGCCGCCCGCCGACGCGGGCCCTTCAGAGTCGGGGACCAGGTCCAGCTCACCGACCCCAA is a window of Streptomyces sp. NBC_01477 DNA encoding:
- a CDS encoding ABC transporter substrate-binding protein, which gives rise to MNRKLLVLPALLGVMTPLLTGCGGSGGGSGGGKAIVVGTTDSIELTKDSPAPLDPATSYDSATWNVFYNTFQMLLTYQRGSTTPSPDAAKDCHYTDVSVLTYQCTMREDQKFSNGDALTAQDVKFSIDRMQKINWAAGPASLISGVKSVDAPDDKTVVFHLKAPDATFPAKLATPAAAIVDSKVYAPDKPYTGFRLVGSGPYTMDSFVQAKQGEFSKNSHYGGTLKVNNSAIELKLFADSHKMEAALRAGTIDVMARTLSPDQIGTLLGSTDPNVKLTESPGGEARFLFLNTDSPALKDVVVRRAIAQVIDRQAITRDVYKRTADPLYSVIPQGITTHTNSFYNIYKDPSVPTAKAELRSAGITDKVSVTINFRRDNGGTMNQAEAQEIARQLNASGLFDVTAKSEQWNTFLKKASDRDYEIFALSWLPDFPDPDNYIAPFFDKDNFLNLAYNNKTIQDQLLPATRKQAERGATTTDFTKAQNLIATDVPMLPLWQGKQYIAARSNITGVEWALNSSTTTQFWELGRGQSG
- a CDS encoding response regulator transcription factor; protein product: MAIRVLLVDDQPLLRTGFRMILEAEPDLAVVGEAGDGQQALDQVRALQPDVVLMDIRMPRMDGVEATRQITGPDRAGPAKVLVLTTFDLDEYVIEALRAGASGFLLKDAPAAELVQAIRVVAAGEAMLAPSITRRLLDKYAGRLPSGDESVPQPLHALTEREVEVLKLVARGLSNAEIAAELFVSETTVKTHVGHVLTKLGLRDRVQAAVYAYESGLVRPGAG
- a CDS encoding site-2 protease family protein, which produces MTGARPGSERGEAVSESGRPPSRKSDAPGQNGDPGKSPRGPGGGILMGRFFGVPIYVAPSWFLVAALITWVFGDQLDTVLPDLGGIRYLVSLFFAVAFYGSVLVHELAHTVAALRFKLPVRRIQLQFFGGVSEIEKDSDTPGREFILAFVGPLLSLVLAGVFFGGMQLVESGTVPGVLLAGLMISNLIVAIFNFLPGLPLDGGRMLRAVVWKISGKAMTGTVAAAWVGRGLALAVLIGLPMLSYARGGDGGSGFDSLTDALLAAILAAIIWTGAGNSLRMARLRERLPELKARTLTRRAVPVASDTPLSEALRRAHESGARALVVVDGRGDPTALVRESSIVTIPEHRRPWVAVSGLAQDLTPGMRVSAELAGEALLDVLRATPSTEYLVVEPGGEIFGVLATSDVEKAFIAAMSRPS
- a CDS encoding RecB family exonuclease, producing the protein MGTSTESIPPRPPTSLSPSRAADFMRCPLLYRLRVIDRLPEKPTQAATRGTVVHAVLERLFDAPAADRTAERARDLVPGEWERLLAARPELSVLFDAADPAALAAWLDSARALVDRWFTLEDPTRLEPAERELYVETVLESGLTLRGYVDRLDVAPATGDLRVVDYKTGKAPRPQYADEPMFQMSFYALVLWRLRGVVPRRLQLVYLGSGDVLTYDPSQADLLRTERKLLALWEAIRAATDSGDWRPRRTPLCGWCDHQAVCPEFGGTPPPYPLAAMAGAPPLVGENDPV
- a CDS encoding ABC transporter ATP-binding protein, with amino-acid sequence MTEPVLSVRDLRVWYGTDRGPVRAVDGVTFDVRPGETLGLVGESGCGKSTLGRGVLGLTPPAAAVDGEVVLRSSGAAGRNLVGLPAREIQRLRGPELGLIFQEPMTRLNPLMRISQHFEEALRAHHKGLPKKEIKARALSALRGMGIPESRYSSYPHEFSGGMRQRIMIALALVLRPAFIVADEPTTALDVLVEAQIIKILADLRKNFDTSLVLITHNLGIVAEACDRVAVMYAGHIVEQGDAREVFAHPQHPYTKELLRSTISLATTGLHFIPGSPPDLVEPPQGCRFHPRCPVAMRGCATVEPPEVLLPTGVVSACWHQAIEAQPALVDELGPDGREPLAAVKEISVADEA
- a CDS encoding ABC transporter ATP-binding protein, which codes for MLTKPDIDPSGEEAAAPVGEALVEATGLEVHFGLRGGLLGRFSGRAAGAVRAVDGIDLTLRKGEVLGLVGESGSGKTTLGRTLIGLTKATAGSIRYRGQDITELGERRLRPLRRQLQMVFQDPHASLNPAMDIRTAVGHPLRIHNLVANDQEYEARVVDALERVGLTPPERYLGKFPGDLSGGQKQRAVLARAIIAEPELLVADEPISMLDMSVRAKILQLMLDLKRDLDLTYVYVTHDLASAKFFCDTIAIMYLGRIVEYGPTAQVFADPQHPYTEALLAAIPEPDPERAVPRELPRGEIPDAASPPMGCAFHPRCPVAVSDCGWEARDLRTLLENRWLELAPEVSAQEKSLFADMESLGEPGLTTVAIAPGRGHAPEDVLEYLRRLREEASEAEPREPFWRGVVTMHAENGRAVVEFSPPRDPRLSLIPATGIQVACHLREPVAGTTGT